In Mustela nigripes isolate SB6536 chromosome 2, MUSNIG.SB6536, whole genome shotgun sequence, a single window of DNA contains:
- the TLE6 gene encoding transducin-like enhancer protein 6 isoform X4, with protein sequence MESFLRTVETWSQALGFQPVEASPEASLHPEAETPQPSRLQGPPFEDVLAPRSSDWLRQPSRAGTGPPMPDTQSPWDPEPRFWQDVLTEQLWQIFTGTHKRDQRRRIPVTERLPGLESQDAGPQDSGLEPRSGDALVPSPPEPSPSSPEGSREESSEPGLPGLDTDGTLSHHVAQAPAGRAYRFLKPICWDPEDFEDTWKRPDALPWQSQKAAIPRRAEKMRTLKHGEPVLATAVSSCTRHAFTCGRGGVKVWSLVGRGLEDRHPESYLRVQTPQAYLCTCLLSPTSTTLLTGGHNLAGVSVWDLTAPSLRVSGELPCAGLTCQALASGPEATLAFAGFTDGTVRVWDLRDQSIVRDLPGPPNGTKSIAVKDQNIWTGGLDTCLRCWDLRTPGEPLEYQFESQIMSLSPSPHEDWVLVGTASGQQWLQPARGGQKHMVGCKNSTILGLKFSPSGQWWVSVGTDDLVSIYGMPGGIVVFQVPETSSILCCDVSPNNRLVVTGSEDHASVYQITY encoded by the exons ATGGAGAGCTTCCTGCGGACAGTGGAGACCtggagccaggccctgggcttcCAGCCTGTGGAG GCCAGCCCCGAGGCTTCCCTGCATCCAGAGGCCGAGACCCCACAGCCCTCCCGGCTCCAGGGGCCACCCTTCGAAGACGTCCTGGCCCCGAGGTCCTCAGACTGGCTGCGGCAGCCCTCCAGAGCAGGCACCGGGCCCCCCATGCCGGACACGCAGTCCCCCTGGGACCCCGAGCCCCGGTTTTGGCAGGACGTTCTGACCGAGCAGCTCTGGCAGATCTTTACGGGGACCCACAAGAGGGACCAGCGCCGCAGAA tcccagTGACAGAGCGGTTGCCAGGCCTG GAGAGCCAGGACGCAGGACCACAGGACTCAGGACTGGAACCACGGAGCGGAGATGCTTTGG TGCCCAGCCCACCCGAGCCCTCCCCCAGTTCCCCCGAGGGCTCCAGAGAAGAGAGCTCAGAGCCAGGCCTGCCAGGCCTGGACACTGACGGGACGCTCTCCCACCACGTGGCCCAG GCGCCTGCTGGGAGAGCCTACCGGTTCCTGAAGCCCAT ATGCTGGGACCCTGAGGATTTCGAGGACACGTGGAAGAGACCAGATGCCTTGCCCTGGCAATCCCAGAAGGCAGCCATCCCGCGCAGAGCAGAGAAGATGCGAACGCTAAAGCATGGGGAGCCGGTGCTCGCCACGGCCGTCAGCAGCTGCACACGACACGCGTTCACCTGCGGCCGCGGCGGTGTCAAAGTGTGGAGCCTGGTGGGCAGGGGGCTGGAGGACCGGCACCCCGAGAGCTACCTGCGTGTACAG ACCCCCCAGGCCTACCTGTGCACCTGCCTGCTGTCCCCGACCAGCACGACCCTGCTGACGGGCGGCCACAACCTGGCCGGCGTGAGTGTGTGGGACCTGACCGCGCCCTCCCTGCGTGTGAGCGGCGAGCTGCCCTGCGCAGGCCTCACCTGCCAGGCCCTGGCCTCCGGCCCCGAGGCCACCCTGGCCTTCGCGGGCTTCACCGATGGCACAGTCAGGGTCTGGGACTTGCGGGACCAGAGCATTGTCAG GGACCTGCCGGGGCCCCCAAACGGAACCAAGAGCATTGCTGTCAAAGACCAGAACATCTGGACGGGGGGGCTGGACACCTGCCTGCGGTGCTGGGACCTGAGGACCCCCGGGGAGCCCCTGGAATACCAATTCGAGTCTCAG ATAATGAGCCTGTCCCCCAGTCCCCACGAAGACTGGGTGCTGGTGGGCACAGCCAGTGGCCAACAGTGGCTCCAGCCCGCCCGAGGGGGCCAGAAGCACATGGTGGGCTGTAAGAACAGCACCATCCTGGGTCTCAAGTTTTCCCCGTCCG gccAGTGGTGGGTGAGCGTTGGGACGGATGACCTGGTCAGCATCTACGGCATGCCCGGGGGGATCGTGGTGTTCCAG GTGCCCGAGACCTCCTCCATCCTGTGCTGTGATGTGTCCCCCAACAACCGCCTGGTCGTCACGGGGTCGGAGGACCACGCCTCAGTGTACCAGATCACCTACTGA